The DNA segment ACAAAAGGAATATCAAAAGCCCATGGTTTTGTTCCTTCGGCATTCATGATGACCTCCGATGAATATTGGGGAAGATAAACCCTACGCATTTTGCTCGTGCGGTTAAACCCACTACGATGGAAAAGCTTACTGGAGAATGCGACCACACTGCCGGCAGGACAAACCACAGGGATTCCAGGGTCATCACCGAAATATCCTACCAAGTCATTGCTTCCTTCTTCTTGGACGTGTTTAACGAGATCTCTGGATCCGGCCCTGCTGTAAGGTAGGACGTAAACGGTTCCATTTTCTTCATTCACATCATCCAAAGGACACCAGCAAGTCAGATAATCCTTGTGATCATGACCGAGATAACCCGAATCTTGATGCCAAGAAAATTTCGAACCTTTTTCAGCGGCTTTAATGACATATTGTTCATGGAAAAGATACACGTTTTCACCCAGTGTCGATGTGCTGACGTCATACATCAGGTCGCTAAAAAGGAAATCGGTGAGTATCTGGCTTTTCCTGTGTTGGTTATACACAAAATACCGGCTATTGCGGTGGTTAAGTCCGATGGTGTCGGTTTTTTTCTCATCCATTTCCTGATGAATCAGGGAAATATAACGGTCTGTTTCATCGCGTAATCCTTCTAACTGTTCTTTACTCATGACAGCTTCGAGGATCATATATCCTTCCTCGTGGAACTGGCGGAG comes from the Verrucomicrobiota bacterium genome and includes:
- a CDS encoding phytanoyl-CoA dioxygenase family protein; this translates as MSIVSAEQLRQFHEEGYMILEAVMSKEQLEGLRDETDRYISLIHQEMDEKKTDTIGLNHRNSRYFVYNQHRKSQILTDFLFSDLMYDVSTSTLGENVYLFHEQYVIKAAEKGSKFSWHQDSGYLGHDHKDYLTCWCPLDDVNEENGTVYVLPYSRAGSRDLVKHVQEEGSNDLVGYFGDDPGIPVVCPAGSVVAFSSKLFHRSGFNRTSKMRRVYLPQYSSEVIMNAEGTKPWAFDIPFVKDGNRVAFPGTYKAEETHTPV